Proteins encoded within one genomic window of Mycolicibacterium monacense:
- a CDS encoding nuclear transport factor 2 family protein — translation MTTSEKATVLAWHDALNARDIDTLLELSSDDIEIGDAHRAAQGHAALRDWARALDVNAEPGRLYIRDGVVVVEQQITSVTGETGTAASAFRVVHDKVTSMFRHADLSSALAATELGEEDLTG, via the coding sequence ATGACCACATCGGAGAAGGCGACCGTGCTCGCGTGGCACGACGCGCTCAACGCCCGTGACATCGACACGCTGCTCGAACTGTCCAGTGACGACATCGAGATCGGCGACGCCCATAGGGCGGCGCAAGGGCATGCGGCACTGCGTGATTGGGCCCGCGCACTCGATGTCAACGCCGAACCGGGTCGGCTCTACATCCGTGACGGTGTGGTCGTCGTCGAACAGCAGATCACCTCGGTGACGGGGGAGACCGGTACCGCCGCCTCCGCTTTCCGCGTCGTGCACGACAAGGTGACGTCGATGTTCCGCCACGCCGACCTGTCGTCCGCGCTGGCCGCCACCGAACTCGGTGAAGAGGACCTGACCGGCTGA
- a CDS encoding cytochrome P450, whose product MVHDSSGATIRQRVRWLALHGFVRGMSRLGMRRGDPQARLIADPTVRANPAAFADEHRVKGPLIRGRVGLITFDHAVAHELLRSDDFRVSSLGGELPRPLRRVIDRTDTGLLHPIEPPSLLSIEPPDHTRCRKLVSSVFTTRAVTALRDGVEATAVKLLDDLERDATGSGPVDIVARYCSLLPVSVISDVLGVPEADRAQILHYGELGAPSLDIGLSWQQYLRVHSGIVGFNAWLVNHLENLRRNPGDDLLSQLISATEDGAGLSERELQATAGLVLAAGFETTVNLLGNGIKMLLDHPDQLAKLRDRPELWPTAVEEILRLDSPVQMSARVAKKDVEVAGVPVRAGELIIIHLAGANRDPKVFDDPHRFDIERDNAGKHLSFSGGRHFCLGAALARAEGEVGLRTFFDRFPDAKLAGTASRRDTRVLRGWSTLPITLGTARAALGS is encoded by the coding sequence ATGGTGCACGACTCCTCGGGGGCAACGATTCGGCAGCGGGTCCGGTGGCTGGCTCTGCACGGGTTCGTCCGCGGTATGTCACGGCTGGGGATGCGCCGCGGCGACCCCCAGGCGCGGCTGATCGCCGACCCGACGGTGCGCGCGAACCCGGCGGCCTTCGCCGACGAACACCGGGTGAAGGGACCGCTGATCCGGGGGCGCGTCGGGCTCATCACGTTCGACCACGCCGTCGCCCACGAACTGCTGCGCTCGGACGACTTCCGGGTGTCATCGCTCGGCGGTGAGCTGCCCAGACCGCTGCGCCGGGTCATCGACCGCACCGACACGGGACTGCTGCACCCGATCGAACCCCCGTCGCTGCTGTCCATCGAGCCGCCCGACCACACCCGCTGCCGCAAGCTGGTGTCATCGGTGTTCACCACCCGCGCCGTCACCGCACTGCGGGACGGGGTCGAGGCCACCGCGGTGAAACTGCTCGACGACCTCGAACGCGACGCCACCGGCAGCGGACCCGTCGACATCGTCGCGCGGTACTGCTCGCTGCTGCCGGTCTCGGTGATCAGCGACGTGCTCGGCGTCCCCGAGGCGGACCGCGCCCAGATCCTCCATTACGGCGAACTCGGCGCGCCCAGCCTCGACATCGGCCTGAGCTGGCAGCAGTACCTACGGGTGCACAGCGGCATCGTCGGCTTCAACGCCTGGCTGGTCAACCACCTCGAGAACCTGCGCCGCAACCCCGGCGACGACCTGCTGAGCCAACTGATCTCGGCCACCGAGGACGGGGCGGGCCTGAGCGAACGGGAACTGCAGGCGACGGCCGGGCTGGTCCTCGCCGCCGGATTCGAGACCACCGTCAACCTGCTCGGCAACGGCATCAAGATGTTGCTCGACCACCCGGACCAACTGGCGAAACTCCGGGACCGCCCGGAACTGTGGCCGACCGCCGTCGAGGAGATCCTGCGGCTGGACTCCCCGGTGCAGATGAGCGCACGGGTGGCCAAGAAGGACGTCGAGGTGGCCGGGGTGCCGGTCCGGGCCGGTGAGCTGATCATCATCCACCTCGCCGGTGCCAACCGCGATCCCAAGGTCTTCGACGACCCCCATCGCTTCGACATCGAACGCGACAACGCCGGCAAGCACCTGTCGTTCTCCGGCGGCAGGCACTTCTGCCTGGGCGCCGCACTCGCGCGCGCCGAAGGCGAAGTGGGACTGCGGACCTTCTTCGACCGGTTCCCCGACGCCAAACTGGCCGGGACGGCCAGCCGCCGCGACACCAGGGTGTTGCGCGGGTGGTCGACTCTGCCGATCACGCTCGGAACCGCCCGCGCCGCGCTAGGTTCGTGA
- the rfbA gene encoding glucose-1-phosphate thymidylyltransferase RfbA, whose amino-acid sequence MRGIILAGGSGTRLYPITLGASKQLLPVYDKPLIYYPLSTLIMAGIRDIQVITTAEDAPAFHRLLGDGAHFGVNLTYAVQDEPDGLAQAFVIGADHIGTDSVALVLGDNIFYGPGLGTGLRRFHDVSGGSIFAYWVANPSAYGVVEFSADGTALSLEEKPATPKSHYAVPGLYFYDNDVIEIAKSLKKSARGEYEITEINQRYLDQGRLTVEVLARGTAWLDTGTFDSLLDASDYVRTIERRQGLKISVPEEVAWRVGFIDDEQLAARGHSLLKSGYGAYLLELLDR is encoded by the coding sequence ATGCGGGGGATCATCCTGGCGGGCGGCTCGGGCACCCGGCTGTACCCGATCACGCTCGGGGCGAGCAAGCAGCTGCTGCCCGTCTACGACAAACCGCTCATCTACTACCCGCTGTCCACGCTCATCATGGCCGGCATCCGCGACATCCAGGTGATCACCACCGCCGAGGACGCCCCCGCCTTTCACCGATTGCTGGGCGACGGTGCGCATTTCGGCGTCAACCTCACCTATGCGGTGCAGGACGAGCCGGACGGGCTCGCACAGGCGTTCGTGATCGGCGCCGACCACATCGGCACCGACTCCGTCGCACTGGTGTTGGGGGACAACATCTTCTACGGCCCCGGGCTCGGCACCGGACTGCGCCGCTTCCACGACGTCAGCGGCGGGTCGATCTTCGCGTACTGGGTCGCCAACCCGTCGGCGTACGGGGTGGTGGAGTTCAGCGCCGACGGCACCGCCCTGTCGCTCGAGGAGAAACCCGCGACACCGAAATCGCACTACGCGGTGCCCGGACTGTACTTCTACGACAACGACGTCATCGAGATCGCGAAGTCGCTGAAGAAGTCCGCGCGCGGTGAGTACGAGATCACCGAGATCAACCAGCGCTACCTCGATCAGGGCCGGCTCACCGTGGAGGTACTCGCGCGCGGCACCGCATGGCTCGACACCGGCACGTTCGACTCGCTGCTCGATGCGAGCGACTACGTCCGCACCATCGAACGCCGTCAGGGACTGAAGATCTCGGTACCCGAGGAGGTGGCGTGGCGCGTCGGGTTCATCGACGACGAGCAGTTGGCCGCCCGCGGGCACAGCCTGCTCAAGTCCGGGTACGGCGCCTATCTGCTGGAGTTGCTCGACCGCTGA
- a CDS encoding DUF7159 family protein, which produces MDIVLGVSMTPTTVRMVLVEGEKADGVTVDHDVFDINAVEGSATSNAADQVVAAVLGTQESAAAGGHHLRSVGVAWSDHASAAALRDTLTARGIEDVMLVSEGHAAASLAQAVGRAVGYTATALFFIDRDAATLSVVQTDDGSVTKVLSRSLHSTDAMAVLTEMAAAVDAQDSPPQGMFVVGSGVDVSEVKAHLGRLLSLPINAPEEPELALARGAALASAHAPDFEASTVGLAYSQDPEEGTTAGSSYAAFGAAATQLAPVSSAAAAPQMVFAEPEAAPTPADDENRKPFLLVGSALSSIFVVGVVALVISLAVNIRPTADQRPSPAEAAIVPSAQAPRPAPAPEAQPAVAPPAPPAETIKAPVPVVREAPAPAPAAPRTVYVEKAPVPAAPPAPAPLPAAPPAPVPAPISAAPVPAPVPVLPAPVFRPPVVLPPPVIRLPRPQLPPIFRDDDEPERPSWPNPWQPKPQTPPKQDDDYWPQRPTVPTVPQAPKPVVPQVPQTPYVPSVPQTPYVPSVPQAPSNPYYPPSSSGGGSGSSRGDYGSGSGSGSGSGSYDGGGSSGGEDSVWPFPSFGGGD; this is translated from the coding sequence GTGGACATCGTACTTGGTGTCTCGATGACACCGACGACGGTCCGCATGGTGCTGGTCGAAGGCGAGAAGGCCGACGGGGTGACCGTCGACCACGACGTCTTCGACATCAACGCTGTCGAAGGCTCAGCAACGTCGAACGCGGCCGATCAGGTCGTCGCCGCGGTGCTCGGCACGCAGGAGAGCGCCGCCGCGGGCGGCCACCACCTCCGGTCGGTCGGCGTGGCGTGGAGTGATCACGCCTCGGCGGCCGCCCTGCGCGACACGCTCACAGCACGCGGCATCGAAGACGTCATGCTCGTGTCCGAGGGTCACGCCGCGGCATCGCTGGCCCAGGCGGTCGGCCGCGCCGTCGGCTACACCGCCACAGCGCTGTTCTTCATCGACCGCGACGCCGCCACGCTGTCGGTCGTGCAGACCGACGACGGGTCGGTCACCAAGGTGCTCAGCCGCAGCCTGCACAGCACCGACGCGATGGCCGTGCTCACCGAGATGGCCGCCGCCGTCGACGCCCAGGACTCCCCGCCGCAGGGCATGTTCGTCGTCGGCTCCGGCGTCGACGTCAGCGAGGTCAAGGCGCATCTCGGACGTCTGCTGTCGCTGCCGATCAACGCCCCGGAGGAACCCGAGCTCGCGCTGGCCCGCGGTGCGGCCCTGGCATCCGCGCACGCACCGGACTTCGAGGCCTCGACCGTCGGGCTGGCCTACTCGCAGGATCCCGAGGAGGGAACCACCGCGGGCAGCTCGTATGCCGCGTTCGGCGCCGCCGCCACGCAGCTGGCCCCGGTCAGCAGCGCCGCCGCCGCACCGCAAATGGTGTTCGCCGAGCCCGAGGCCGCCCCCACCCCGGCCGACGACGAGAACCGCAAGCCGTTCCTGCTGGTCGGCAGCGCCCTGTCGTCGATCTTCGTGGTCGGCGTGGTGGCCCTGGTCATCTCGTTGGCCGTGAACATCCGCCCCACCGCCGACCAGCGGCCCAGCCCCGCCGAGGCCGCCATCGTTCCCAGCGCGCAGGCACCCCGTCCGGCGCCCGCGCCGGAGGCTCAGCCGGCGGTCGCCCCGCCCGCCCCGCCGGCCGAGACCATCAAGGCTCCGGTGCCTGTCGTGCGGGAGGCCCCGGCCCCGGCCCCGGCTGCGCCCCGCACCGTGTACGTCGAGAAGGCTCCCGTCCCGGCGGCACCCCCGGCACCCGCGCCGCTCCCCGCGGCGCCGCCCGCCCCCGTGCCCGCGCCGATTTCCGCAGCGCCGGTGCCCGCGCCGGTCCCGGTTCTCCCGGCGCCGGTGTTCCGGCCGCCGGTGGTGTTGCCGCCCCCGGTCATCCGGTTGCCGCGGCCCCAGCTGCCGCCGATCTTCCGCGACGACGACGAGCCCGAACGCCCGTCGTGGCCGAACCCGTGGCAGCCGAAGCCGCAGACGCCGCCGAAGCAGGACGACGACTACTGGCCTCAGCGGCCGACCGTTCCGACGGTGCCGCAAGCGCCGAAGCCTGTCGTGCCGCAGGTGCCCCAGACGCCGTACGTGCCGTCGGTGCCCCAGACGCCCTACGTGCCGTCGGTGCCCCAGGCGCCGTCGAATCCGTACTACCCGCCCTCGAGTTCGGGTGGCGGTTCCGGGTCGAGTCGCGGTGACTACGGCTCAGGGTCTGGCTCAGGGTCCGGCTCCGGGTCCTACGACGGAGGCGGATCGTCGGGCGGCGAGGATTCGGTGTGGCCGTTCCCGTCCTTCGGCGGCGGTGACTGA
- the dcd gene encoding dCTP deaminase, producing the protein MLLSDRDIRAEIDAGRLGIDPFEDSLVQPSSVDVRLDTLFRVFNNTRYTHIDPAKQQDELTSLVEPSPGEPFVLHPGEFVLGSTLETCTLPDDLAGRLEGKSSLGRLGLLTHSTAGFIDPGFSGHITLELSNVANLPITLWPGMKIGQLCLLRLTSPAEHPYGSAKVGSKYQGQRGPTPSRSYQNFIKLS; encoded by the coding sequence GTGCTGCTCTCCGATCGTGATATCCGCGCCGAGATCGACGCCGGACGGCTGGGCATCGATCCGTTCGAGGACAGCCTGGTGCAGCCGTCGAGCGTCGACGTCCGCCTCGACACCCTGTTCCGGGTCTTCAACAACACCCGCTACACCCACATCGACCCGGCCAAGCAGCAGGACGAACTGACCAGCCTCGTCGAACCGTCGCCTGGTGAGCCGTTCGTCCTGCATCCCGGTGAGTTCGTGCTCGGCTCGACGCTCGAGACGTGCACCCTGCCCGACGACCTGGCCGGCCGGCTCGAGGGCAAATCGTCGCTCGGGCGCCTCGGCCTGCTGACCCATTCGACGGCCGGTTTCATCGACCCCGGGTTCAGCGGCCACATCACCCTCGAACTCTCCAACGTCGCCAACCTGCCGATCACACTGTGGCCCGGCATGAAGATCGGCCAGCTCTGCCTGCTGCGCCTGACCAGCCCGGCCGAACACCCCTACGGCAGCGCCAAGGTCGGCTCGAAATACCAGGGTCAACGCGGGCCGACACCCTCGCGGTCCTACCAGAACTTCATCAAGCTGAGCTGA
- a CDS encoding tyrosine-type recombinase/integrase — MPRQRMAPGEHGKITERERNGIFYATTYVRLHSGKRREREARSAKSAEDARRTLKRRIAAELAVGEPSGVINHRTTLSDLFDAWMPVKITEDRIGERTATLYRDTWRLHGAHQLGALRISELSTSRADSYLKALSPAPATYMRIILSGMYSLAVRFDVIGNNPIRETRTAKLVRKPARALTAMEFEQVRLAVRAFCGHRGPGPRRGRMLPAFIELLAATGARPGEVLAIRWEDVDLLGTPPTVTVNGTVVDAGRVAGKPLHRQNGRKGGAPPHTVSLPAFGVQVLADLYAVTGPDGPVLTNRDGGLVALTNIRSSLREALAGHEHLKWVTPHSFRRTVATVVRDGLGVEAAQRQLAHAQLATTEGHYVQRVTAGPDARDVLETWASNQA; from the coding sequence ATGCCTAGGCAGCGGATGGCACCAGGCGAGCATGGCAAGATCACTGAACGCGAGCGCAATGGAATCTTCTATGCGACAACGTATGTCAGGCTCCATAGCGGTAAGAGGCGAGAGCGTGAGGCGCGGTCTGCAAAGTCCGCCGAGGATGCCCGGCGGACGCTAAAACGACGGATCGCCGCGGAGCTCGCAGTCGGGGAGCCCAGCGGGGTGATCAACCATCGCACGACGCTTTCCGACCTGTTCGACGCATGGATGCCGGTGAAGATCACTGAGGATCGGATCGGGGAGCGGACGGCAACGCTCTACCGCGATACGTGGAGATTGCACGGCGCTCATCAGCTCGGCGCGCTCCGAATCTCGGAGTTGTCGACAAGCCGCGCAGATTCCTACTTGAAGGCCCTGTCGCCGGCGCCTGCCACCTACATGCGCATCATCCTCTCGGGCATGTACTCGTTGGCTGTCAGGTTCGACGTGATCGGCAACAACCCAATTCGGGAAACGCGGACCGCCAAACTGGTTCGTAAGCCCGCAAGGGCGTTGACGGCGATGGAGTTTGAGCAGGTACGCCTGGCGGTCAGAGCATTCTGCGGACATAGGGGTCCGGGACCCCGGCGGGGTCGGATGCTGCCGGCGTTCATCGAACTGCTTGCGGCCACCGGTGCGCGGCCGGGTGAGGTGCTGGCGATCCGGTGGGAGGATGTCGACCTCCTCGGTACACCTCCGACCGTGACGGTGAACGGCACCGTGGTTGACGCGGGCAGAGTGGCCGGCAAGCCACTCCATCGGCAGAACGGACGCAAAGGCGGCGCGCCCCCGCACACTGTGAGCTTGCCGGCGTTCGGTGTCCAGGTCCTGGCCGACCTGTACGCGGTGACGGGTCCCGATGGGCCGGTCTTAACCAACCGTGACGGCGGCCTAGTGGCACTGACAAACATCCGGTCGTCCTTGCGCGAAGCGCTTGCCGGCCACGAACACCTCAAGTGGGTGACACCACACAGTTTCCGCCGGACCGTCGCGACGGTCGTGCGCGATGGACTTGGTGTCGAAGCGGCCCAACGTCAGCTTGCGCACGCCCAGCTCGCCACAACCGAAGGGCATTACGTTCAGCGGGTGACGGCCGGCCCAGATGCCCGCGACGTGTTGGAGACATGGGCCAGCAACCAAGCTTGA
- a CDS encoding maleylpyruvate isomerase family mycothiol-dependent enzyme, with product MDFRAALLEQTNSFGDLIATGDPETPVTTCGDWTLRQLFRHVGRGNRWAAQIVAERRHEPLDPREVRDGRPPEDPDGAIQWLRDGARLLIHAVDSVGSGTKVWTFLGTRPAGWWIRRRVHEVAVHRADAALALGQPYDLPPDLAADALSEWIELAAVQAGRRGLPIERGHTLHLHATDESLGGVGEWMITSTEDGIDWTHEHGKGDVAVRGPVADLLLAVTRRRTLADSGLEAFGKTEIWDRWLEQTPF from the coding sequence GTGGACTTCCGGGCGGCGCTGCTCGAGCAGACCAACAGCTTCGGTGACCTGATCGCGACGGGCGATCCGGAGACGCCGGTGACGACGTGCGGGGACTGGACGCTCAGACAGCTGTTCCGCCACGTCGGCCGCGGAAACCGCTGGGCCGCGCAGATCGTCGCCGAACGGCGCCATGAACCCCTCGACCCGCGCGAGGTGCGCGACGGCCGGCCGCCCGAGGATCCGGACGGCGCGATCCAATGGCTGCGTGACGGTGCCCGGCTGCTCATCCACGCCGTCGACAGCGTCGGCTCCGGCACCAAGGTCTGGACGTTCCTCGGGACGCGTCCGGCCGGGTGGTGGATCCGTCGCCGCGTGCACGAGGTCGCCGTCCACCGCGCGGACGCGGCGCTGGCGCTCGGGCAGCCGTACGACCTCCCGCCCGACCTCGCCGCCGACGCACTCAGCGAATGGATCGAATTGGCGGCCGTGCAGGCCGGCCGCCGTGGACTGCCCATCGAACGGGGCCACACGCTGCACCTGCACGCCACCGACGAAAGCCTCGGCGGGGTTGGCGAGTGGATGATCACCAGCACCGAAGATGGCATCGACTGGACCCACGAACACGGTAAGGGCGACGTCGCCGTCCGCGGACCCGTCGCCGACCTGCTGCTGGCGGTGACCCGGCGCCGCACGCTGGCCGACAGTGGCCTCGAGGCGTTCGGCAAGACCGAGATCTGGGACCGGTGGTTGGAGCAGACGCCCTTCTAA
- a CDS encoding DUF1330 domain-containing protein encodes MSPVYALNLFDVANRDEYLAYARRSPAAVTAHGGRVVALGKFRESVTGDIEPRQVLILVEWESKEAFNSYRNDPDLADLHPHREDGSSAYVWHLFDRLDDLRPLLKLE; translated from the coding sequence ATGTCGCCGGTGTATGCGCTCAACCTGTTCGACGTCGCGAACCGCGACGAATACCTGGCCTACGCCCGGCGTTCGCCCGCCGCGGTGACCGCCCACGGCGGCCGTGTCGTCGCGCTCGGCAAGTTCCGTGAGTCGGTCACCGGTGACATCGAACCCCGCCAGGTGTTGATCCTGGTCGAATGGGAGTCGAAGGAAGCGTTCAACAGCTACCGCAACGACCCCGACCTGGCCGATCTGCACCCGCACCGCGAGGACGGTTCCTCGGCCTACGTCTGGCATCTGTTCGACCGCTTGGACGATCTGCGGCCCCTCCTTAAGCTCGAGTGA
- a CDS encoding helix-turn-helix domain-containing protein → MKFPPDEIELLLYAVNDLIVRRTLGNKPLPHGFAALRDRLVSCVDATKSCASQTQSSPSVVELIDTTEAAAILNCSMSWVRSPRFRDQLAGREIGGRWLFPRQTVLEHAERRGRSAK, encoded by the coding sequence ATGAAATTTCCGCCGGACGAAATCGAGTTGCTGCTCTACGCTGTCAACGATCTCATCGTGCGTCGCACACTCGGCAACAAACCCTTGCCGCACGGATTCGCTGCTCTGCGCGACCGACTCGTCAGTTGCGTAGACGCAACCAAAAGTTGTGCGTCGCAAACCCAATCGTCACCCTCGGTAGTGGAACTCATCGACACGACCGAGGCTGCAGCGATTCTCAACTGCTCAATGAGCTGGGTGCGAAGCCCTCGCTTTCGCGACCAGCTTGCCGGCCGCGAGATCGGCGGTCGATGGCTATTCCCGCGACAGACCGTCCTTGAGCACGCTGAACGGAGAGGCAGGTCAGCAAAATGA
- a CDS encoding xanthine dehydrogenase family protein molybdopterin-binding subunit: protein MTLLDPQAIGAPMARLDGRAKVTGAAPYAFEQRVDDPAYLHPIQSTIARGRVAAVDTDAARAIDGVLDVLTVFDAPELADTSDGELSILQDDRVHFRGQIIGGVVAETAEIARHAAGLVQVRYTEESHDVELTADHPGLYTPEQVNAGYPSDTDEGDVEAALASAEVTVDQTYSTPIEHNNPMEPHAAIAIWTADGVTMYDSTQGVHAARKALAPLFGLEPDQLRVIAPHVGGGFGSKGAPHAHDVLALLAAQRSGGRPVKLALTRQQMFALVGYRTPTIQRIRLGANQDGTLTALAHEVVEQTSAVKEYAEQTAVTSRKMYAAPNRRTAHRLAALDVPVPFWFRAPGECPGAYAAEVAMDELAAACGVDPIELRVRNDPEVDPETGNPWSGRHLVECLRLGAERFGWSSRDPVPAQRVSGDWYVGLGVASATYPAMQMPGNSARITYADEGRYLVQIGAADIGTGTWTTLTQIAADALGCDVAAVDLQIGDSALPEASVAGGSSGINSWGRAIVAAARQFRRDHGDPPAIGATTVAEAPENPESEKFTMQSFGAHFVEARVNRDTGEIRVPRMLGVFSIGRAINARTLRSQLIGGMTMGLSMALHEESVRDPRFGHVVTQDFATYHISAHADVADIDAIWLDEADEHANPMGSRGAGEIGIVGSAAAVVNAVYNATGVRVRDLPVTLDKVLPGLP, encoded by the coding sequence ATGACACTCCTCGACCCGCAGGCGATCGGCGCCCCGATGGCACGGCTGGACGGCCGCGCCAAGGTCACCGGCGCCGCGCCGTACGCCTTCGAACAGCGCGTCGACGATCCGGCGTATCTGCATCCGATCCAGTCGACGATCGCCCGTGGTCGGGTCGCGGCCGTCGACACCGACGCCGCCAGGGCGATCGACGGTGTGCTCGATGTGCTGACGGTGTTCGACGCCCCGGAACTCGCCGACACCTCCGATGGTGAGCTGTCGATCCTGCAGGACGACCGCGTGCACTTCCGCGGTCAGATCATCGGCGGGGTCGTCGCGGAGACGGCCGAGATCGCCCGGCACGCAGCAGGTCTCGTGCAGGTGAGGTACACCGAGGAATCGCACGACGTGGAGCTGACCGCCGACCACCCCGGGCTCTACACCCCTGAGCAGGTCAACGCGGGGTATCCGTCGGACACCGACGAGGGTGACGTGGAGGCGGCGCTGGCCTCGGCCGAGGTCACCGTCGACCAGACCTATTCGACACCGATCGAGCACAACAACCCGATGGAGCCACACGCCGCGATCGCGATATGGACCGCTGACGGGGTGACGATGTACGACTCCACACAGGGTGTGCACGCCGCGCGGAAGGCACTGGCACCGCTCTTCGGACTCGAACCCGACCAGTTGCGGGTCATCGCACCGCATGTCGGCGGCGGCTTCGGCTCGAAGGGGGCCCCGCACGCGCACGACGTCCTGGCCCTGCTGGCCGCCCAGCGCAGCGGTGGGCGGCCGGTGAAGCTGGCGCTGACCCGCCAGCAGATGTTCGCCCTGGTGGGCTATCGGACACCGACCATCCAGCGCATCCGGCTCGGCGCGAACCAGGACGGCACCCTGACCGCACTGGCGCACGAGGTCGTCGAACAGACCTCGGCCGTCAAGGAATACGCCGAACAGACGGCGGTGACGTCACGCAAGATGTACGCCGCACCGAACCGGCGCACCGCCCACCGACTCGCCGCCCTCGACGTGCCGGTACCGTTCTGGTTCCGCGCCCCGGGTGAGTGTCCCGGCGCCTACGCCGCCGAGGTGGCGATGGACGAACTGGCGGCGGCCTGCGGGGTCGACCCGATCGAACTGCGGGTGCGCAACGATCCCGAGGTCGACCCCGAGACCGGCAACCCGTGGTCGGGCCGCCACCTCGTGGAATGCCTGCGGCTGGGGGCCGAGCGGTTCGGCTGGTCGTCGCGTGATCCTGTTCCCGCACAACGTGTTTCCGGTGACTGGTACGTCGGGCTCGGTGTCGCGTCGGCGACCTATCCGGCCATGCAGATGCCGGGTAACTCCGCGCGGATCACCTACGCCGACGAGGGCCGCTACCTGGTGCAGATCGGCGCCGCCGACATCGGCACCGGCACCTGGACGACGCTGACGCAGATCGCCGCCGACGCGTTGGGTTGCGATGTGGCCGCGGTCGACCTGCAGATCGGCGACAGCGCGCTGCCGGAGGCATCGGTGGCCGGCGGATCGTCGGGCATCAACTCGTGGGGACGGGCGATCGTCGCGGCCGCACGGCAGTTCCGTCGCGACCACGGCGATCCCCCGGCGATCGGCGCGACCACGGTGGCCGAGGCACCAGAGAACCCCGAGTCCGAGAAGTTCACCATGCAGTCCTTCGGCGCCCACTTCGTCGAGGCGAGGGTCAACCGGGACACCGGGGAGATCCGTGTGCCGCGGATGTTGGGCGTCTTCTCCATCGGCCGGGCGATCAACGCCCGTACGCTGCGCTCGCAGCTCATCGGCGGAATGACGATGGGCCTGTCGATGGCGTTGCACGAGGAGAGCGTGCGCGATCCGCGGTTCGGCCACGTCGTCACACAGGATTTCGCGACCTACCACATCAGCGCACACGCCGACGTGGCCGACATCGACGCGATCTGGCTCGACGAGGCCGACGAACACGCCAACCCGATGGGATCGCGCGGCGCCGGGGAGATCGGCATCGTCGGATCGGCCGCCGCGGTGGTCAACGCCGTCTACAACGCGACCGGGGTGCGTGTGCGCGATCTGCCGGTCACCCTCGACAAGGTGCTGCCCGGGCTGCCCTGA